The proteins below come from a single Stomoxys calcitrans chromosome 1, idStoCalc2.1, whole genome shotgun sequence genomic window:
- the LOC106094431 gene encoding GATOR complex protein NPRL3, protein MDPIAVILVYLDSKGDRLLYRYPYLPPEKLSNCGIQHVGSSGSLNVAQKKGKHRFAIKNYCSSDDLLQNQTASSTNNIAITVTKGGQLQGFSDDVLAPLFAVKPQLCNQKFELKVNDVRFVSHPTLVPRKERPAFTNQMTTIAPTTCQQPQQILVNIVFALHAQASYSIVKCYYDLSKRLGLALKVEEQRIGYLTDETIVMTRTHDEVSSKNLPLERAFEVISDRCSLAQALKSIYHDLCTTGLLNVIINQNLTLSFCLPAKAHQLHKKGSMVDPETIDSCLRCLKPYHGMLLLVDFAELLDCVPPAGARMLLQLIEVYTPLMSLQSMASDADLNIEYVYKLVSHLVYWAKATIIYPLCETNVYVIAPDAPLHTKSHLVEKFSVRFPGMSLFEVISDFSLPTSIGHLTTPLQQSSRQGILAQMVLWMLQHHLLMQLHTYVQFMASDMDDLDSDDGGGELESASLMDLAGSLLGQDDILMPGRSSNSDEDLVAGSLLSISSQPLPVPHTSRRSLTEDRFSVGGSTNSENIVAQPSSSHKSNFSMTASLSTDNCDSIDSIEDEEKIKELLQVFDDSDRPAIRRIPASASLDDLSLMVKLYQAGYFRSEHHLEEIMYFENLRRSQLLQLLDKFRAVLIIYETEDPAIASMYNNKIAGEW, encoded by the exons ATGGACCCCATTGCTGTTATTTTGGTATATTTGGATAGTAAAGGTGATCGTCTACTATATCGTTATCCATATTTGCCGCCAGAAAAATTGTCAAACTGTGGCATTCAACATGTGGGCAGTAGTGGCAGTTTGAATGTGGCTCAAAAAAAGGGAAAGCATCGCTTtgctataaaaaattattgctCCTCCGATGACTTGTTGCAGAACCAAACTGCAAGCAGTACCAACAACATAGCCATAACTGTAACAAAGGGCGGACAATTGCAGGGATTTTCCGATGATGTCTTAGCACCCTTGTTTGCGGTAAAGCCTCAATTGTGTAATCAAAAATTCGAGCTCAAAGTTAACGATGTGCGGTTTGTAAGTCATCCTACATTGGTGCCTAGAAAGGAGCGACCTGCTTTTACCAATCAAATGACCACAATTGCCCCAACCACATGTCAGCAACCTCAACAGATCCTAGTGAATATTGTTTTCGCATTGCATGCACAAGCGAGCTACTCAATAGTAAAGTGTTACTATGATCTCAGTAAACGTTTAGGTTTAGCATTGAAAGTTGAGGAGCAGCGAATTGGATATTTGACGGACGAAACGATAGTAATGACGCGAACGCATGATGAAGTTTCATCGAAGAATTTACCCCTAGAAAGGGCTTTCGAAGTAATCTCAGACCGGTGTTCTTTGGCACAGGCATTAAAGTCTATTTACCATGATTTGTGCACTACAGGCCTGCTAAATGTTATCATTAACCAAAATCTTACACTGAGTTTCTGTTTACCTGCCAAAGCGCACCAACTCCATAAGAAAGGTAGCATGGTAGATCCCGAAACAATTGATAGTTGCTTAAGATGCCTTAAACCTTATCATGGCATGCTTTTATTGGTTGATTTTGCCGAACTTTTGGATTGTGTACCACCAGCAGGGGCTAGGATGCttttgcaattaattgaagtTTATACGCCACTAATGAGTTTGCAAAGTATGGCTTCTGATGCAGATCTAAATATAGAATACGTTTATAAATTGGTGTCGCATCTCGTTTATTGGGCCAAAGCTACCATCATATACCCTTTGTGTGAGACAAATGTCTATGTTATAGCACCGGATGCACCGCTTCATACAAAGTCTCATttggttgaaaagttttctgtacGATTTCCAGGAATGTCTTTGTTTGAGGTAATCTCTGATTTTTCTTTGCCCACCAGCATAGGGCACTTAACAACACCCCTACAGCAATCTTCGCGCCAAGGAATTCTGGCGCAAATGGTTCTTTGGATGTTGCAGCATCATCTGCTTATGCAACTACATACATATGTGCAATTTATGGCAAGCGACATGGATGACCTGGATAGTGACGATGGCGGTGGTGAACTGGAGTCGGCATCCCTAATGGATTTGGCAGGCTCTTTATTGGGTCAAGATGATATACTGATGCCGGGACGAAGTAGTAACAGCGATGAAGATCT AGTTGCTGGTTCCTTACTGAGCATTTCAAGTCAACCTTTGCCAGTGCCACATACGAGTCGCCGCTCCTTAACCGAAGATCGTTTTTCTGTCGGCGGTTCAACCAATTCGGAAAACATTGTTGCTCAGCCATCTTCGAGTCATAAATCGAACTTTAG TATGACAGCATCATTGAGTACTGATAATTGTGATAGCATTGACTCCATCGAAGATGAAGAAAAGATCAAAGAGCTATTACAAGTTTTCGATGATTCCGACCGTCCGGCAATACGTCGCATACCAGCTTCTGCTAGCCTCGATGATTTATCGCTTATGGTTAAGCTTTATCAAGCAGGCTACTTCAGAAGCGAACATCATTTGGAAGAAATAatgtattttgaaaatttaagacGTTCACAACTGCTACAATTGCTGGATAAATTTCGTGCAGTTTTGATTATTTATGAAACAGAAGATCCTGCAATAGCATCAATGTACAATAACAAAATAGCAGGAGAGTGGTAA